The genomic window GAGCTTCCTGCTACAATTGAGTTTAACTGATATCCTATGTATAGGCAAACATCCTTACCTTTCCCATTACCTGTATTTATTACATAGATTTTAACATCCTTAGTTTTTGAAGGGATTAGTGAGAAGTTTCCATTTATTAAAAAATTAGCTTTTCCATACACAGGTAAATAGAAAAGCTTTGTAAAGCTGTAAGTGTAATTATCTCTATCATAGCTGACATTAATATCTATCCTATAATTCCCTGTTTCAGCATTTTCATTCACATGTAGCTTAAAATAAGCTGTATAAGGTTCTCCTTCATCTAAATGGTCTATAATAACAGTCCCTTTTATAGGATTAACCTGCTTAATTTCAAATGGATAATGAGGGGATATAGTTATTTTTATGTCTTTGATTTCATCACTATAATCATTATAAATTTTTATCCATAAATCTACATCATCTCCAGGGTGGATAATTTTTGGGTTATACTCAGGCTCTTCTATTTGTAATGCCATTATAGAAGATATTATTATTGGAAGAAGAAGGAGTTTTTTATTCATTCTTTTCACCTTTTATTAGTGGTAGGATATATCTATCTTCAATAATGAGTAGAGAGGGTAAAAGGGTGAGAACAACAATCATACAGAATGTTATTCCAAGAGCACAAACTTTTCCCAAATTAACCATCATAGGTAATGGAGCTAAAACAAGAGCTAAGAAACCAGCTACAGTTGTTGCAGTTGTAGCCATAACAGCTGATCCTGTCTCAACAACAGCTATTTCAATAGCTTTATCTACAGGCAATCCTTTTCTTTTTTCTTCATTATACCTATGCATAAGATGTATTCCATAATCAATCCCAAGCCCTAAAATTAATGAACCTATCCCTGCAGTTGCCATATCTAATGGAATACCTAGCAAACCCATAACTCCTCCAGTCCAAATAACGGAGATTGCAACAGGAATTAGTGGTAAAAAGCTTGAAATTGGTTTTTTAAAGTATAAAAATAAGATTATCAATATAGCCACAAGTCCAACAACTGTTGTGAAAGTTTGACTTTCTTTCATCAGATTATACAATAATTCTCTTAATGGAGGGGTGCCTGTGTATATAACTTCAACCCCTGGAGGGAAGGGTGATTCATACATATAGCTTTTAACTTGCTTTAATATTCTAAATAGTTTCTTTTGATCCCCTCCTGCATCAGTAAAAGCATGTATTATCATCATTGAATAATCAGAATTGAACATCTTTCTTCTTTGCTCTTCAGGAAGTTTTTTCAATAAATCTTTAACCTGATCTAAACTGTCAGGAACTTTTCCATTGTTTAACTTTATTATTGTATCTACAGGAGAATTCACATTAGTAATTCCATCTATAGTCCTAATATTATCTTCTAACTCTTTAACTGCTCTTAAAACTCTTGGATCTCTTATATCTATAACTTTATCACTAGCATCTGATGGAACAATTTTTACAGTTATTGTTATAATATCAGTCCCTCCAAACTCATCTCTAACTTGATAGAGTGTTTTTACAATCTCATTATTTTGAGGTAAGAATTTCTCAAATGCTGTTTGTGATTTTATATTAGTAGCGGATATAGCCATGAATAGAGTTATAATAAATATAATGCCCAAAACAGTAAAAGGATGTTTTTCAGAAAAATTAGCTATTTTTTTAAATATTTTCCTCATTATTAATCTCCTCCAGGACTTTAAGTATCTTTTCAGACAGATTTTTCATTTTTTCAAGTTTTTTTAGTTTATCTTTTGGTAATTTTGAGTCTTTAACAGATTCATATGTTTTAGAGATGATTTCATATTTTTTCTTAGCAATATCTTTTATTGAGGAAAATCTGTCTTCAACCACATAATAATTCCTTCTCTTTCCTATTACCATAACCTTTCTTATAAAACCTAACTCCTCTAACTTCTTTAATCCCATACTCACATTTCCTTTACTTATTTTCAACTTTTCAACTATATCTGGAATTGATAATGGCTCATCTGACAAAAATAATACAGCATATATAGCTCCAATGGATTTACTCAATCCATGCAGTTTAGATATCTCTGAAAACATCTCAATAATCTTTTTCTCATAATCTTCCATACTCACCACATGTTCAAAATGTTCAAAAATTTTTAAAAAAATAGAAATATAAAAACTTTTCGACTATAAAAAAAGTTATATCTCATATGCAAATATTTTTAATGATGTTAATTTATTAGGTGATTAATATGAATTTAGAAGAAAGAAAAAAATTAGAAGCTAAGAAGATAGATGAGCTTGAATTAATTGGAAAAAAGGTTTGTGTTGATACATGTGTTATTATTGATGGTAGAATATCTGAATTAATTGATAAAGGTAAGCTTAGTGAAGCAACAGTAATAATTCCTGAAGCTGTAATTTCTGAATTAGAGTATCAAGCTAACATGGGAAGAGAGATAGGATATCAGGGAATTGAAGAGTTAAGAAAAATAACAGAAAAAGCAGCTAATTATGGAATAAAAATAGAATATTATGGTGAAAGACCTAGTAAAGAAGCTATTGAGCTTGCTAGAAGTGGGGAAATAGATGCAATAATTAGGAAAGTGGCTAAAGAGACAGGGGCTATATTATTAACAAGTGATTGGATTCAATATAATTTAGCTGTAGCTCAGGGAATAGAGGCTTATTATTTAGAGACTTTAGAAGAGGAGATAGAATTAATTCTAAATAAATATTTTGATGAAGAGACAATGTCTGTTCATTTAAAAGAGGGATGCTTACCATATGCAAAGAAAGGTAAGCCTGGGAATGTTAAACTTGTTCCTATAGGAGATAAAGAGCTAACAAAAGAAGATATGGAAGAAATTATTGATAATATTATAAAATATGCTGAACAAAATAATGGTTTCTTTGAAATTCAGAGGAAAGGGGCAACTGTTATACAATTAGGAAATATAAGAATTTCTATAGCAAGACCTCCATTTTCAGATGCTTTAGAGGTTACAGCTGTTAGGCCAATTATTAAAGCTAAATTAGAAGATTATGGAATATCTGATAAACTTATGGAAAGGTTGAAAGAGAGAGCAGAGGGAATATTTGTATCAGGACCACCAGGTAGTGGAAAATCTACATTTGTAGCAGCTTTAGCAGAGTTTTATAGAAGTCAGGGGAAGATAGTTAAAACAATGGAAAGCCCAAGAGATCTACAAGTTAGTAAAGAAATTACCCAATATGCTCCATTAGAAGGAGATATGGAGAAAACATGTGATATTCTTTTATTAGTTAGGCCTGATTATACAATATATGATGAAGTAAGGAAAACTAGGGATTTTGAAATATTTGCTGACATGAGAATGGCAGGAGTAGGAATGGTAGGGGTTGTTCATGCTTCAAAACCTATAGATGCAATACAAAGATTGATTGGAAGGGTGGAATTAGGAGTGATTCCTCAAGTTGTAGATACAGTTATATTTATTAAAGATGGAAAAATTGAAAAGGTTTATGAGTTAGACTTTACAGTTAAAGTTCCACATGGTATGTTTGAGGAAGATCTTGCTAGGCCTGTTATAGAGGTTAAAGATTTTGAGACAGGAAAGGTTGAATATGAGATATATACATATGGAGAACAAGTTGTAGTTATGCCTATAAAAGGAGAGGAAGTTAGAAAACCAATATATAGTTATGCTGAAGAGAAATTAGAAGAAATATTAAAAAAACTACTTCCAAGAAAAGCCAAGCCTATAGTTAAAGTTACTGGAGATGATTCTATAAATCTCTATGTTCCTGAAAGATATATAGGCTCTATTATAGGAAAAGGTGGGAAAGAAATAGCTAAATTAGAAGATATCTTAGGGTTAAGAATCTCTGTTAAAGAAAAAGAAGAGGAAGAAAGGAAAGAGATGGAAAATATTAGAAGAAAGTATGAATATGTTACTGAGTTAGAATCTACAAAAATTTATGAGACTGATAAACATATAATTATTGATGTTGGAGAAGATTATGCTGGAGAGAATATCAGAATATATGTAGATGGGAAGTTATTAACTACAGTTACTGTAAGAAATGATGGAACTGTAAGAATAAATAAAAATACAGTAGTTGGAAAAAATTTATTAAAATCAATTGAAGAAGGAAGAGATATTTATATTGATCTATATTAGGTGAGATATTTGAGAGTTGTAATAGTAGGTTCAGGAGCTGCAGGACTTACAGCAGCATCAACTGTAAGAAAGTATGATAAGGAGAAGGAGATTATTGTTATAACCAAAGAGAGAGATATTGCCTATTCTCCCTGTGCTATTCCATATGTTATTGAAGGAACAATAAAGAGTTTTGAAGATATTATAATGCATAAGCCTGAAGATTATAAAAAAAGAAAAAATATTGATGTTTTAACAGAAACTGAAGTTATTGATATAGATAGTAGAGGTAATAAAGTAGTTTTAGATAATGGAGAGAAAATAGATTATGATTACCTTGTACTATCTACAGGTTCTACTCCATTTATTCCTCCAATTAAGGGAGTTAATTTAGATGGGGTTTTTACAGTAAAGACAATAGATGATGGTAGAAGGATACTTAAATATATTGAAGAGAATAATTGTAAAAGAGCAGTTATTGCTGGTGCTGGAGCTATTGGATTGGAGATGGGTTATGCTCTAAAAAAGAGAGGTTTAGATGTTTTAATTGTTGAAATGGCTCCACAGATATTACCAAGATTTTTAGATCCTGATATGGCAGAAATTGTTCAAAAGTATTTGGAGAGTGAAGGAATAAGATTTATTTTATCAAAGCCTTTAGAGATGATTATTGGAGATGATAAGGTTAAGGGAGTAGTTGTTGGTGGAAAAGAATTTGATGCTGATATAGTTATTCTATCAACTGGGGTCAGACCAAATATAGATTTAGCTAAAAAAGCTGGATGTAAAGTTGATAAGGCTATAGTTGTTGATGAATATATGAGGACTTCTATAAAAAATATCTATGCTGCAGGAGATTGTGTGGAGGTAGTGGATTTTATAACAGGGGAAAAAACTTTGTCTCCATTTGGTTCAACAGCTGTTAGACAAGGGAAGGTTGTGGGTTTAAATATAGTTGGAAAAAATGTAGAATTTCCACCAGTATTAAATTCTGCAGTGAGTAAAATAGGATCATTAGAAATTGGGGGTACTGGATTGACAGCATTTTCAGCAAATTTAAAAAGAATTCCTATTGTAATTGGTAAAGCTAAAGCATTAACAAGGGCTAGGTATTATCCTGGTGGAAAAGATATTTATGTAAAATTAGTTTTTGGAGAAGATATGAAAATTTTAGGATGTCAAATAATTGGTGGAGAGAGAGTAGCTGAAAGAATAGATTTAGTAAGCTTAGCTATATATAATGGAGTAAAAGCTGAAGAATTATGTAAAATGGAGCACTGCTATGCTCCTCCTGTGGCAATGGTTAATGAACCAATATCTTTAGCAGCTGAAGAGGCTTTAAATTATTTTAAAAATCTATAAAATCTTGGTTCTTCATAGTTTTTTAAGTTTTTAACATATGGACAGTCTTTAGGAAAAACTCCAGCTAATATTCCTTCTAAAACTGTTAGACATCCATATTCAAATCTTTTATCATATACTTTACATAACTTTTTTTCTTTATCAAAATGCTCACAATATATCAGCTCTACCTTATTATCCCTTTTATATGCATGAATTATACAACATCTTCCACATCTTTCACATAATTCATCAGGAAAAAGTTCTTCACTTATTTTTATTGCTCTTTCTTTTTTATATCTTAATGTTTTCAAAGATCCCACCAAGAAAGTTTTTTGTAAATTAACATCTCTAATATTATATATATTTAACCTTAAGGTGAAAATGTGAGAATAATAACTCCAAGATACACTATAATAGAGGATCATGCAATTAATCATCTTAATGATATTTTGAAAAAATTGTCAATAAACAATCCTTTAGTTATAACAGGAAAAAAAACTAAAAAATTTGCTCCAAAAGAGTTTGATTTTATCTATTACTCTGAACTTCCTGAAAGGATTTCTGGTTATGATGCTATTATAGGTGTAGGTGGAGGAAGGGCTATAGATTATGGTAAATATTTAGCCTATAAAAATGACCTACCTTTTATCTCAATCCCTACAACAGCATCTAATGATGGAATAGCTTCACCAATAGTTTCTATAAAACAGCCTTCTTTTATGACGGTTTCACCTATAGCAATAATAGTTGATACAAAAATAATAGAAAAGTCTCCAAAGAGATTATTAGCATCAGGTTTTGGAGATATAGTTTCAAATATTACTGCTGTCTTAGATTGGCAGTTAGCATATAAAGAGAAAGGGGAGAAATATAGTGAAAGCTCTGCTATTTTTTCAAAAACCGTAGCAGAGGAAATATTAAACTATGTTTTAAGCTCTGATTTAAAAGAATTTCATAAAAAATTAGCTAAAGCTCTTGTAGGTAGTGGAATTGCTATAGCCATAGCTAACTCTTCTCGCCCTGCTTCTGGATCAGAGCATTTATTTTCTCATGCATTAGATTATTTAAAAGAGAAATATAAGCTAGATGTAGATAGCTTACATGGAGAACAGTGTGGATTTGGAGCTATTATAATGAGCTACTTGCATGAAAAAGAAAATAAAAATTTAACAAATTTACATATAAGAATAAGAGAAGCTTTAAGAAAAGTAAAAGCTCCAACAACTATAGAAGAGTTAGGTTTTGATAAAGAGGTTATTATTGAAGCTCTTTCAATAGCTCATAAAATGAGAGATAGATGGACTATTTTAAGAGAAGGTATATCAAAAGAGAAGGCTAGAAAAATTATAGAAGAATTATTTTATTAAATTATTTTATTAATTGTTTTGGGTATGGGGGCTATAGCCCGCCTTCTGTAATTTCGGTGGCATTCGGCTAAGCGCCTTAACGGCTTGCACCCCAGGCAGGGGAGGTGCCCGTTTCACCGATTCCCTGGGGATTGTCAACTTTTTCTATCATCCACATCCCCCCAGGGCCGTGTCGTTTCTGTTGCACCTCCCGCTCCCTCTCGGGAGCATCTGCCTATATTGGGGTGGGCGGAACTTCCTCCCCTCAATAAGAGGGGAGAGCCACCAGCCCCCTTACCCAATCAAATTAATTTGAATTTATAAATTAATAAATTAAAAATAAAAAATAGTGGCTGGCAACTTTACTCCTTTCCCGCCAAAAGGCAGTACTCGGAGTAACGTAGAGGGGCTTAACTTCCGTGTTCGGGATGGGAACGGGTGTAGCCCCCTCGCTATGGTCGCCATACCATGAGCCGCGCATAGGTCCCCATCCTTATTTGGTGTCTGGACACCTTACCGAGCCCTCGGGCGATTAGTACCGGCGGGCTGAACGCCTCGGCCAAAAAGGCCTCGGCGCTTACACCCCCGGCCTATCAACCCGCTCTTCTAGCGGAGCCCTCGTCCCCTTTACGGGGAATGGCCGCCTATTTTCGGGGAGGGTTTCGGGCTTAGATGCCTTCAGCCCTTATCCCTTAGCGCGTAGCTGCCCGGCGATGCCCTGCCGGACAACCGGTAGACCAGAGGCGCCGGCGGCTCGTTCCTCTCGTACTAGAGCCACCT from Methanocaldococcus villosus KIN24-T80 includes these protein-coding regions:
- a CDS encoding efflux RND transporter permease subunit produces the protein MRKIFKKIANFSEKHPFTVLGIIFIITLFMAISATNIKSQTAFEKFLPQNNEIVKTLYQVRDEFGGTDIITITVKIVPSDASDKVIDIRDPRVLRAVKELEDNIRTIDGITNVNSPVDTIIKLNNGKVPDSLDQVKDLLKKLPEEQRRKMFNSDYSMMIIHAFTDAGGDQKKLFRILKQVKSYMYESPFPPGVEVIYTGTPPLRELLYNLMKESQTFTTVVGLVAILIILFLYFKKPISSFLPLIPVAISVIWTGGVMGLLGIPLDMATAGIGSLILGLGIDYGIHLMHRYNEEKRKGLPVDKAIEIAVVETGSAVMATTATTVAGFLALVLAPLPMMVNLGKVCALGITFCMIVVLTLLPSLLIIEDRYILPLIKGEKNE
- a CDS encoding FAD-dependent oxidoreductase, producing the protein MRVVIVGSGAAGLTAASTVRKYDKEKEIIVITKERDIAYSPCAIPYVIEGTIKSFEDIIMHKPEDYKKRKNIDVLTETEVIDIDSRGNKVVLDNGEKIDYDYLVLSTGSTPFIPPIKGVNLDGVFTVKTIDDGRRILKYIEENNCKRAVIAGAGAIGLEMGYALKKRGLDVLIVEMAPQILPRFLDPDMAEIVQKYLESEGIRFILSKPLEMIIGDDKVKGVVVGGKEFDADIVILSTGVRPNIDLAKKAGCKVDKAIVVDEYMRTSIKNIYAAGDCVEVVDFITGEKTLSPFGSTAVRQGKVVGLNIVGKNVEFPPVLNSAVSKIGSLEIGGTGLTAFSANLKRIPIVIGKAKALTRARYYPGGKDIYVKLVFGEDMKILGCQIIGGERVAERIDLVSLAIYNGVKAEELCKMEHCYAPPVAMVNEPISLAAEEALNYFKNL
- a CDS encoding GbsR/MarR family transcriptional regulator, producing MEDYEKKIIEMFSEISKLHGLSKSIGAIYAVLFLSDEPLSIPDIVEKLKISKGNVSMGLKKLEELGFIRKVMVIGKRRNYYVVEDRFSSIKDIAKKKYEIISKTYESVKDSKLPKDKLKKLEKMKNLSEKILKVLEEINNEENI
- a CDS encoding sn-glycerol-1-phosphate dehydrogenase; this translates as MRIITPRYTIIEDHAINHLNDILKKLSINNPLVITGKKTKKFAPKEFDFIYYSELPERISGYDAIIGVGGGRAIDYGKYLAYKNDLPFISIPTTASNDGIASPIVSIKQPSFMTVSPIAIIVDTKIIEKSPKRLLASGFGDIVSNITAVLDWQLAYKEKGEKYSESSAIFSKTVAEEILNYVLSSDLKEFHKKLAKALVGSGIAIAIANSSRPASGSEHLFSHALDYLKEKYKLDVDSLHGEQCGFGAIIMSYLHEKENKNLTNLHIRIREALRKVKAPTTIEELGFDKEVIIEALSIAHKMRDRWTILREGISKEKARKIIEELFY
- a CDS encoding CxxCxxCC domain-containing protein, which translates into the protein MKTLRYKKERAIKISEELFPDELCERCGRCCIIHAYKRDNKVELIYCEHFDKEKKLCKVYDKRFEYGCLTVLEGILAGVFPKDCPYVKNLKNYEEPRFYRFLK
- a CDS encoding PINc/VapC family ATPase; this encodes MNLEERKKLEAKKIDELELIGKKVCVDTCVIIDGRISELIDKGKLSEATVIIPEAVISELEYQANMGREIGYQGIEELRKITEKAANYGIKIEYYGERPSKEAIELARSGEIDAIIRKVAKETGAILLTSDWIQYNLAVAQGIEAYYLETLEEEIELILNKYFDEETMSVHLKEGCLPYAKKGKPGNVKLVPIGDKELTKEDMEEIIDNIIKYAEQNNGFFEIQRKGATVIQLGNIRISIARPPFSDALEVTAVRPIIKAKLEDYGISDKLMERLKERAEGIFVSGPPGSGKSTFVAALAEFYRSQGKIVKTMESPRDLQVSKEITQYAPLEGDMEKTCDILLLVRPDYTIYDEVRKTRDFEIFADMRMAGVGMVGVVHASKPIDAIQRLIGRVELGVIPQVVDTVIFIKDGKIEKVYELDFTVKVPHGMFEEDLARPVIEVKDFETGKVEYEIYTYGEQVVVMPIKGEEVRKPIYSYAEEKLEEILKKLLPRKAKPIVKVTGDDSINLYVPERYIGSIIGKGGKEIAKLEDILGLRISVKEKEEEERKEMENIRRKYEYVTELESTKIYETDKHIIIDVGEDYAGENIRIYVDGKLLTTVTVRNDGTVRINKNTVVGKNLLKSIEEGRDIYIDLY